CCACGGTGCGGGCCTGGCACTCCTTCCCGAGTGGGGGGGACCCCAGGTGGTGGGGCTGGGAGATTCTCTGCAGGGTGGGTCACccagagagtgtgtgtatgtggggggcagAGAGTGGCGATGGTGGGCTGACTCGCATGCAGGAAGCTCGAGCTGACTCGTGCAATTCCTAGCCGGTCCGGGGGTGGTCCTCCTCCTGCAGACTGTAAACCAGTGTTTCGCCTTCCGCAGTACTTCGTGGGGATTCTGAAAGCCAAAGGCACCCTGCGACCACCAGAGCGCCAGGCCCTGTTTGGACCCTGGGAGCTCATTTACGGAGCTAGTCAGTGAGTGTAACGGCTGCTCTgggaaaagagggaaggaggacccCTGGCTTTTTGCCCCCGCCCCTAGGAATTGAActgcaacctcagagcctcaggcctgaggtcTTTtgaataagcattatgctatctcccctgagcCCCGGGACCTTGGCTGACCTGTACCTGTGTAGAGAACTCAGCCGCAGAGACCCAACCAAGTTCAAATGCAGGAGTCTGCAGTCTCTTCACCTGTGGTCCTGGCCCAGTGCCTTAGCCTGCCGCAGCTCTCCATCTGTACAGTGGGTGACATTACCTCCTGGGCAGGACTGGTTATGAGAGTTAAATAAGGTGGCTGTTTTGTTATGACCCACACAGAGAACTGCTGCCCTACCTGGAAAGAGGGCACTGGGGACTCGGACTGGAGGGCTTCTGCACCCACCTGGAGTTCTACACCCAATTTGCTGCCAATGCAGAGAAGTCCCGGACCACCCTGCAGGTAACCTGAAAGAGGCCTCAGGCTGGTTTTCCTTTCCTCTCGAGACTTACACCTCATTCATACTGTTGTATATTTCTAGAACTCTCTAGGTGTTCAGTTCCCTGTCAGCAGACTAGTGCTCTCAGGAACACACTGcttctgggggcagggggagcacAGATCAACAAAATGTAAGGAGTGGCTTCTCCCCCTCTTGCCCATTCTCCTTTCTCCCATTCCAGGAGCAACTAAAGAAAAGCAAACGGTTCAGGAGGTTTGTGCAGCTTCAGGAGGGCCGCCCTGAGTTTGGGGGCCTCCAGCTCCAggacctcctccctctgcctcttcaGAGGCTCCAGCAGTGAGTGAACTCACCCTCTCCTCCCCAACTCGGCCACCTTCTCCAAGTCTGTATGACCACTGCCCTCAGCGTTGTGGAGCATCATGGGGTTTGTCCCAGGGCCTCTCTCCTGGGACAGACTGCTTCTACAACTGCTTTTGCAAGACTAAGTGTGAACCCCCTGGGATACCCCAGGTCTATAGCCTTAGATCACGGCTGAGACTGGAACTCCACACTGAAGTGAGGGGGGCTGTAAGAGACCTAGGAGGAAGTTTGCTGAGATGTAGGAGTGGCCTAAGTTTGAATTTGTATCCCAGAGGTTGTCAAGATCTtttctggataaagacagagaaattgagaggggaggaggagagagggaaaaagaaagagagacacctctacagctctgcttcaccactggtgaagctttcctcctaaggggcttaaacccagacccttgtgtgctgtaacgtgtgtgcttaactaggtgcgccactgcctggcccctgcttgtCACGATAGGCCATCTGTAGCACCCTCCTTGGGGCAGTTAATTTCATTTTGGGACTTGGCCTCCTGAACTCCAGTCAGAATACCCCAGACTCTTCAGTGTGGGATGGGAGAGGGTCATGTGTGAGAGCCAGACCAAAGAGGAAAACAACAGCCAGAAATAGACctttcctgccatgtgcgcttaacccactgtgctaccgcccggctcccgagaAGTAGACCTTTCCCAACCTTGCAACTAAATACATGTAAGGCATGATCCACCATGTGGCAGGGAGAAGGGATTTTGCCCCATTCTTACTGTTCCCTGCTGTCTGATTCCAGGTATGAGAATCTCGTCGTTGCTTTGGCTGAGAATACAAACCCCAACAGCCCTGACCACCAGCAGCTCACACGTAGGTTACTGCTCTTCCTCCTCACACAGATGGGAGGCTGCCTCTCCTGTGACCCTTATTCTGGTTCTGAGCTCCAGGACTGTCTAGCATGTCCCTGTCTCCCGCTGACATGGATACAATGTCCCTGTCGCCCTGCCTGCTTTTCAAGACGTTAGACTCTGACCCTGATGTCTGGTCTTCTTTGGAATGGACTGTCTTTTCCCACGTCCGATCAGCCAGAGTCAAAGTGgtgctgggagtggggtggggcatGTTGTTCCAGGCGCTGCCCGGCTGATAAGTGAGACTGCCCAGAGAGTCCATGTCAttggtcagaaacagaagaatgaccGGCATCTCCAGCGTATCCAGGCCCTGCTCAGTGGACGCCAGGCAAAGGGACTGACTACAGGTAGTCCCCTGCCCCGTCAGTCTTAAAATGCCGAGCtggctagagagagaagagaccaggaactcgtggctgagtgggaacgcaatgcagtgcctttactgatcagagacaacgcttttcaTATATCTCTCTAACTGGAAATGGCAAGTGGgggaaggaaatggctaggagagggggtggagaaaagaaaagagcgtgaatgtagcaagcttccatagcagctgttgcgaaggttctaacctgTGGGATAACccgataccctgcaggcagagagggtctcaggcaaaacagtgatgatgtacatagaccacagcatcaagcaatgcagcatggagcagggagcagagggagctggtttaatgcccaacaTTGAAACTgcccttttgttttccctttcctctctctgttgcTGTACCTACTTCCTCAGCCTTCCTGTCCTTCTCTCCTAAGCCTCGTGGTCCTGGAGCAGCACTGAATCACAGCTCTCCCATGCCTTAGGTCGCTGGTTCCTACGCCAgggctggctgctggtggtgcctcCTCATGGTGAGCCTCGGCCACGGATGTTCTTCCTCTTCTCCGACATGCTCCTCGTGGCCAAGCCTCGACCCCCATTGCACCTGCTGCAGAGTGGCACCTTTGTCTGCCGGGCCCTCTACCCCATGGCCCAATGTCAACTTGAGAGGATCTTTGGCCATTCAGGAGGTCCTTGTGGTGGACTGCTCAGCGTAAGTAATAGGTGGGCCCCAAACACACCTCAAATGGAACTGAGCCCCCCGTCTTGAGAAGGTAACCAGGCTTGGGGCTCACAGTCCTGTGCTCTCACTTCAGTCCTGATTTACCTCCATGGAGACAGAAGGTTTTCAGCTTTAGCCTGGACCTTTCTGAGTCATGTGTGCACTAAGAGATGGTCTCTCTCCAGCTGTCCTTTCCCCATGAGAAGCTACtgctcatgtccacagaccagGAGGAGCTGTCACGCTGGTACCACAGCCTGACTCTGGCTATCAGGTAAGCTGCGTCTTCCTTCAGGAAGTGTGATGAACCCCTAGAAAAGAGCCATATGGATCCTGTATCATGTCCGACCTCTGCCCAGGACACTCTCAGTCCCACCCCATGGGTGACTTTGTCTGAATAGGGTGCTCCTGTGTGTATTTAAACTGACTGTCTTCTCTCCACAGCAGCCAGAAGAACTAGAGGCATCTACTGTGAAATTCCAGAACCCAGGATACTTCAGGGATAGGTCAGAGCCAGGAACACAAAGGAATCTTCAGTATTAAACCACACAGTCCTTCATAGTCTGAGGAGAGTCATTCTGAGTTCACTTGGAGCCAAGCCATGTCAGGCCATCTGACCAACTTAAGACAGAAGAAACTAAGTCTGACCCAGCTGAACCTCAACTCCACCAGCCTCTCCAACACACGAGGGGACTTGGAACGTAAGACGACTCGGTGCTGTGTGGTGGCCAGTCTGTGCTCAAGGTTACAGCTTTGTAGCTATTTGTGTATATGGTctctatgatttatttattttctcactggcTTGCATTTAAatagtttttctttaaattttttaaaagtcttttctcTATGAGGAAAATGATTTTCCTGTCCTGAAGGCTCACACGATGGCTTCAGGAATACAAGGGAAAGAATTGCAACTCCCTCTGCTGTGACCCTGGGAAGCAGTCTCCTCTTGCCCTAATAAGGGAAGCTTTTCAAGAAGGCTGAGTTGTTCTGAGGCACCtagtatgggtgtgtgtgtgtgactggctGATACGGAAAAACTGCACACGCACATCTAGTCACAAGAACAGACTTTGTTTTACTAAACCTTCAGTGAATGTCCCTCCTCCCCGGCAGGGCTTATGACTGGGGTCCTGCACAGCAGCCTTTCTGCATCTTTTTCGGagcccctgccccacctcccaggcaGTAGGTAGGTCCTTTGTCTCTCTGCCCCAGGCGCTTAGGGGCTGCTCCCAGGTCTGCCGGTCCACAGCCTCCTCGTCTTTTTCTATACATAAGTTCTCCAGGAAGGGGATGCTGGtctctgtgagagaaaaaggccaCATGTGTTCTGGCTTCAGACTCTTGTCTTCACTTTCACCAGACTCTCACCTCTCCCGGCTTTTACCTGGTTCTGTAACCTCCACGCCCTCGTTTGGCTGGCTGTCCTGCATTAACCCATGAATGGTCTGTAACTTCATGTTCAGAAGTTCCTGCTGGGCTCCAGCCAGGGTCGTCACACTGAATAGAAACATCCACTCAGAGGCTGCCTCATCTGGCCCCACCTCTCCCACCTACCACAAGGTCCCCTGAGGAGGGTCAGTGTCCTTCGTCCTATTACCGGTCAAAAAGGGGGTCCAGCTGGGCCATCAGACTGTTCAGGTGCTGCTCTGTCTGGGCCAGCTGTTGGGCCAGCTGGGCCAGCTGTTGCTCTGGGggtgaggaagaaaaagaaaaaggagctcGATGGTTATTTACCTTCTGCTGCCCACTAGTTCCCCGCCGAGCAGACGTCTGCAACCCACCTGACTGGATCGATTCCTTCCTGCCCGCCTCTTCTTCTAAAATAGCAGCCTCATCCTTGCCCTGCTGTGGAAGAAGGGAAGGGTGACGCTGCAGCAACAAGCTTATCCACCACCCGGGATGGCAAACAACCAAAGGCTATATCCCCACCAGTCATTCTGTGAGCCGAAACACCTCCAGGATCAGAAAAGTCGAAAAGTCTGATAAAGCTTTGAATGTTGGTGTATAGTCAAAGCCCAAAATTGTCCTTTAGGGATCTCCTTTTCCTGGTGCTGATACGAAACCCTCCAGATCGTGTCTCTTCAACAGAACCCCTCAGGAATCTGATGTCAACAGTCACACACACCCTTGCTCACACATTCTGTCTTCTTTGGTATAATcactagtttttgttttcttttttgttctcacCAGTACTTCAACATGAGAAGCTactctcagtgcagtggggagccagaTTGTTTTGTGTATGACAGAACAGAccctctcccaggtgag
The sequence above is drawn from the Erinaceus europaeus chromosome 10, mEriEur2.1, whole genome shotgun sequence genome and encodes:
- the ARHGEF39 gene encoding rho guanine nucleotide exchange factor 39 isoform X1, whose protein sequence is MGSPSRSARCPVLEQRARWERKRACTARELLETERRYQEQLGLVATYFVGILKAKGTLRPPERQALFGPWELIYGASQELLPYLERGHWGLGLEGFCTHLEFYTQFAANAEKSRTTLQEQLKKSKRFRRFVQLQEGRPEFGGLQLQDLLPLPLQRLQQYENLVVALAENTNPNSPDHQQLTRAARLISETAQRVHVIGQKQKNDRHLQRIQALLSGRQAKGLTTASWSWSSTESQLSHALGRWFLRQGWLLVVPPHGEPRPRMFFLFSDMLLVAKPRPPLHLLQSGTFVCRALYPMAQCQLERIFGHSGGPCGGLLSLSFPHEKLLLMSTDQEELSRWYHSLTLAISSQKN
- the ARHGEF39 gene encoding rho guanine nucleotide exchange factor 39 isoform X2 yields the protein MGSPSRSARCPVLEQRARWERKRACTARELLETERRYQEQLGLVATYFVGILKAKGTLRPPERQALFGPWELIYGASQELLPYLERGHWGLGLEGFCTHLEFYTQFAANAEKSRTTLQEQLKKSKRFRRFVQLQEGRPEFGGLQLQDLLPLPLQRLQQYENLVVALAENTNPNSPDHQQLTRAARLISETAQRVHVIGQKQKNDRHLQRIQALLSGRQAKGLTTGRWFLRQGWLLVVPPHGEPRPRMFFLFSDMLLVAKPRPPLHLLQSGTFVCRALYPMAQCQLERIFGHSGGPCGGLLSLSFPHEKLLLMSTDQEELSRWYHSLTLAISSQKN
- the CCDC107 gene encoding coiled-coil domain-containing protein 107 isoform X2; translation: MRTGAGRPRLPLLEPSVDPAAMASAVWLWGVLGVLLVSALPEALGDRPSPDLRAYPGDPAQVGPGAPEPRRRPPRPDQRERARVGALPLGALYTAAAVAFVLYKCLQGKDEAAILEEEAGRKESIQSEQQLAQLAQQLAQTEQHLNSLMAQLDPLFDRVTTLAGAQQELLNMKLQTIHGLMQDSQPNEGVEVTEPETSIPFLENLCIEKDEEAVDRQTWEQPLSAWGRETKDLPTAWEVGQGLRKRCRKAAVQDPSHKPCRGGGTFTEGLVKQSLFL
- the CCDC107 gene encoding coiled-coil domain-containing protein 107 isoform X1, with the protein product MRTGAGRPRLPLLEPSVDPAAMASAVWLWGVLGVLLVSALPEALGDRPSPDLRAYPGDPAQVGPGAPEPRRRPPRPDQRERARVGALPLGALYTAAAVAFVLYKCLQQGKDEAAILEEEAGRKESIQSEQQLAQLAQQLAQTEQHLNSLMAQLDPLFDRVTTLAGAQQELLNMKLQTIHGLMQDSQPNEGVEVTEPETSIPFLENLCIEKDEEAVDRQTWEQPLSAWGRETKDLPTAWEVGQGLRKRCRKAAVQDPSHKPCRGGGTFTEGLVKQSLFL